Sequence from the Microbacterium dextranolyticum genome:
CGCCCGAGCGGAAGCGCTATTCGGCAGGGTTGGCCGCCGCGACGCGACGCGGCCTGATCGAGATCCCCGGCGGCCACGCCGCCGTCGGCGGGTCCACCCCGACGCGTATCACGCCCGCCGCCGGCGATCTCGGCCACGTGGTCGTCGACGTGGATGTCGACGTCGACGTCCGCCACCTCGACGTGGTGATGGGTTCGCCGGCACCGCCGATCGTCTGCGTCATCGATGCCCGCCACCTGATCGACGATCTGCGGGACGGATCGCCGCTCGACCCGCGGGCGCCCGCGGGCGACGACCGTGGCGATGTCGGGGCACGGGCCCGTCGCGCCGCCACTCTGCTCGAAGCGGCCGAGTCCGTCAGCATCGTGCAGTGGGAGTCGGTGGACACACCGCGACTCTCGCTGCTGATGGCGCTCGCCTCCCATCTGGCGCCCCGCGCGCGCGTCCGCCTGTCCCGCGGTCCTGCAGACGACGTGCGGGCGCTCTTCGCCGCGCGGACGCTGCCGTCCACCCCCGACGAGGTGCTCGAGCGGGCCGGCTGGGTGCACGCCCTCAACGACTCGCACGACCCGCACATGACCGACCCGCGGGTCACCACGTTCCGGTACGAGAGACTGCATCCTTTCCATCCCGCACGCCTCGCCTCGGCGCTCGACCGGATCGACGCCGGACGCTCGGGGCTGCTCGTGCGCTCGGCAGGGTTCTGCCGCATCGCGTCGCGCCCCGGCATCCTCGCCCGATGGGACCAGGTCGGATCCGCGATCTGGATCGACCCGCTCGATGCGGGGCCGTCCGCGGACGGCACCGCGCAGGACATCGCACTGACCGGACTGGATCTCATCGTCGGCGATCTCGTCGCCACGCTCGACTCGGCGCTCGTCACCGACGCTGAGCTCGAGGAGGGCCCGGAGTGCTGGCGGAGGATGCCCGATCCACTG
This genomic interval carries:
- a CDS encoding GTP-binding protein, producing MEPVPLIVTGLCTPERKRYSAGLAAATRRGLIEIPGGHAAVGGSTPTRITPAAGDLGHVVVDVDVDVDVRHLDVVMGSPAPPIVCVIDARHLIDDLRDGSPLDPRAPAGDDRGDVGARARRAATLLEAAESVSIVQWESVDTPRLSLLMALASHLAPRARVRLSRGPADDVRALFAARTLPSTPDEVLERAGWVHALNDSHDPHMTDPRVTTFRYERLHPFHPARLASALDRIDAGRSGLLVRSAGFCRIASRPGILARWDQVGSAIWIDPLDAGPSADGTAQDIALTGLDLIVGDLVATLDSALVTDAELEEGPECWRRMPDPLPVWPPLPHERSPRER